The following nucleotide sequence is from Chryseobacterium sp. CY350.
TTGATAATCCATCATTGGTCTCATTATTTTCATCCATGTTTCCTGTTCTGTATCCATCGTCCAGGTTACTTTTGTTGAATTTCCTTCAGAACTTAAAAGAATTTCAGAAGTCGCCTGCCCTTCGAAAGGTTTTATAAAAGTCATTTCCGATTTTTGCTTTTTATTCAAAACCAATTCTTTAATTTCCTGACAGCCAGCTCCTGCATCATCGTTTTTACTGTCCCAGTAGTACTTATCTCCTACTTCGCCCGAATTTCCGGTGTACGTAACTTTCATATTTTTATCCAGTTTCATCCACGGATTCCATTGGTTGAAAGCTTTCATTGAGTTTATCTGTTGCCACACTTTTTCTTTGGGAGCATTGATGACCATTGACTTTTCGTAATGATAATTGTTTCCGAAAGCCAAAATCGCAACTATTGCGTAACCTACAATGAGCAGAACAATGATTCCGATCACTTTTAAAATTGTTTTCATGTTATAAATATTTAAGTTTATTTTTTCTGTATTAAATAAGAAACCAGCTTTTTGACTAATCTTTTTTCTATTTCGAAGACGTCACAGAAATCTGTATTTTAGAATATCTCCTATCTTGAAAATCTAATCCATTTTCTGGAATCGGTATTTTAAACGTTTTTACTTTTTTGAGATATCATTTGAGTTTATCATTTGAAGCAAAATTACACTTTAAGAAGAAATTTAATCTTTTCTTAAGACAAGAAAAATTAACAATTAAGTATTTTTGTCACAACTTGATGTTGAGGAATCATTTTTGAGCCTTGAAAATCATTAAATCAATTAAAATTAAAAATACATCAATGAATATTTTAACAGAAAATTTCAGCACTCCATATCATTCAGCACCATTTGATCAGATCAAAAACGAAGATTATCTTCCGGCATTTAAAGAATTAATTCAGAAATCGGAGGAAGAAATTGATTTAATTGTCAATAATTCCGACGATGCAACTTTTGAAAATACCATCGAAGCTTTAGCTTTTTCAGGAGAGCAATTAGACAGAGCTTCCAATATTTTCTTTAATTTAAATTCTGCCGAAACGAGTGACGAGTTGCAACAAATCGCTCAGGAAGTTTCACCGATTTTAACTGAATATTCTTCAAAAATCTCTCAAAATGAAGCTCTATTTAACAGAATTAAAAAAGTGTACGACGAGAGAGAAAAGTACAATCTGAATGAAGAACAGGAAATGCTTTTAAATGAAACTTATAAAGGTTTTGTAAGAAGCGGTGCTCTTTTAAATGAAGAAGACAAAGAAAAATTGAAGAATATCAGTATGGATTTGTCTATAAAATCTTTAAAATTCGGACAAAACGTTTTAGCTTCAACCAATAATTATTTTAAACACATAAGCAATAAGGAAGACTTAGCCGGAATTCCTGAAGCAATCATCGATCAATACGCAGAAGAAGCTAAAGAAAGAAATCTGGAAGGTTGGGTTGTCACTTTGCAATATCCAAGCTATATTCCGTTTATGACGTATGCTGAAAATCGTGAATTGAGAAAAGAACTGGCTTTGGCAAACGGTAAAAAATCTTTTAACGGTGGCGAATATGACAATCAGAATCTTATTAAAGAAATTTTAAATTTAAAACTACAGAAGGCTGAATTACTGGGTTACGAAAATTATGCAGATTATGTCTTGGAAGAAAGAATGGCAAAATCTCCCACTAAAGTTTTAGACTTTTTGAATGAGCTTTTAACGAAGGCAAAACCTTACGCGGAAAAAGAAATTGAAGAATTAAAATCTTTAGCAAAAGCAGACGGAATTGATGAAATGCAAGGTTATGACCACGCTTTTTATGCAGAAAAACTACGTAAAGCAAAATATGATCTTAATGATGAAGAACTGAAACCTTATTTTCCATTAGAGCAGGTTCAGGAAGCCGTTTTTGGTTTATCAAAGCAACTTTTCGGATTGACTTTTGTGGAAAAACATGACGTTCCGAAATATCATGAAGATGTAAAAGTGTATGAAGTGAATGAAAATGGCGATTTCAAATCTCTTTTGTACGTTGATTATTTCCCAAGAAAAGGCAAAAGAGCCGGAGCGTGGATGACGAGTTATAAAAATCAGTATAAAAAAGACGGTGAAAATTCTCGTCCGCATATTTCCATTGTCTGTAATTTCAGCAAACCTACAAAAGATACACCTAGTTTATTGACTTTTCAGGAAGTGACCACTTTGTTCCACGAGTTTGGTCATGCGCTTCATGGAATGTTGGCCAATACACAATATCCGAATTTATCGGGAACTTCTGTGAAATGGGATTTTGTGGAATTACCTTCTCAATTCCTAGAAAATTTCTGCTACGAACCTGAATTTCTGAAAACTTTTGCCAAACATTACAAAACAGGTGAAGTTTTACCCGACGAAAAAATCGAAAAGATTGCTCTATCCAAAAACTTCATGGAAGGTTACCAAACTATGAGACAGCTTGGTTTCGGAATTTTGGATATGAATTATCACACGAAAGTTGGAGAGCTGGAAAATAAATCTGTGAAAGAGTTTGAAGATTATTACACAAAGGCAACACAATTATATCCGTCAAACGCTGAAACGGCGATGAGTCCGAGTTTCTCACATATTTTCCAGGGAGGATATTCTGCGGGATACTATTCTTACAAATGGGCAGAAGTTTTGGATGCCGATGCATTTCAATATTTCAAAGAAAACGGAATTTTTAATCCTGAAATTGCCGCAAAATATAAAATTCTTCTTTCTTCCGGCGGAACAAAGGATCCGATGGAATTGTACAAGAATTTCAGAGGAAGCGAGCCGAAAGTGGAGAGTTTGCTGAAGAGAGCGTTTGGGTAATTAAAAATACAATCAATGCAATGAGTCCGTTATACAAATTTAACGGACTTTTTTTATAATTTTATGAAAAACAAACAATAACTTGAAAATTAAAATTCTCTTCGCTCACACATTTTTTTTCTGCATCAAATTATATTCGCAAAACACTTATGTCTTTTTCGGTTCGTTTAATCGCGATAAAAATACAGAAGGAATTTTCGTCTATCAATTAGATACCATCAAAGGGAAATTATCGAAGGTTACGACTGTAAAAAATATTCTGAATCCGTCTTATCTGACTTTATCACCGAACGGAAAATACGTTTTTGCCTGCACCGAAAGCAAAACCAAAAATGCAGGAAGTGTTAGCAGTTTTGAATTCAATCCTGAAAATAAATCGCTGACTTTCATTAACAGTCAGAAAAGTGGCGGTGAAAATCCGGTTTATCTTACCGCTCATCAAAACGGAAAATGGCTCATCAACGGAAATTATACAGAAGGTAGTGCTTCAGTTTATCCGATTTCAGAAGATGGTAAAATTCAACCAATGGTTCAGAATTTTCAATTTACAGAAGGAAGCATCGATCCCGGAAGACAGGAACGTTCGCACATTCATTCTACTGTTTTTTCACCCGATTTTCAATATATCTTCATGCCTGATTTAGGAGCAGACAAAATAAGATGCTACAAATTTAATGATCATAAAAATGAGCCTTTGGAAAGTTGTAAGATCCCGTTTACCAAAACGACTATGGGAAGCGGACCGCGACATTTTACATTTCATCCCAACGGAAATTTTGCCTATTGTATTGAAGAACTATCGGGAACAGTAAGCGCATTTCGATATTCTGACGGAGCTTTGGAAAGCATTCAAAGAATTAATACCCATTCTGAAAAGTACAAAGAAAATTTTGAAAGCTCAGACATTCATATTTCTCCCAACGGTCATTTTTTATATGCTTCAAACCGTGGCATCGAAGATAATATCGCCATATTTTTAATTCAAAATAATGGAACACTGAAGACCATTGGTTATCAACCGACCTTTGGTAAACACACCAGAGTTTTCGCTATTGACGAATCTGGAAAGTTTTTGATTACTACCAACTCAAGAACCGGAAACGTAACTGTTTTCAAAAGAGATCTTAGAACCGGATTGCTTCAAAAAGTTGGTAAAAAAGTGAAAATAAAAAGCGTTTCATGTGTACAAATCAGAAAATATTAGTTGATCTTTATATAGAAAAAGATAAAAAGTAGTATTCACAACCAACATGAAAGATTTAATTCCGACAATCAATGAAATTATTAAGTTTGGACTTTATCCAAGCTTAAGCGAAACTAATAAGGAAACTTTGCTGGAAAAAAATCTTATCAAAATCTACAGTCTCTATTTCGATATTACCTATACATTCGATAAGGCCAAATATCCTGATTTTAATAAAAAGCAGTTTCGTAATGTTCAGAAAAATGTAGAAAGTAATTTTAAGGACTTTGGATTTTACAAGATAATTCTTGATATTCAAAATATTGACGGTCTGCAGGAAAGCGCGCTCGGTGACGCAATAGACGATCTGAGCGATATTATTTTAGATCTTTTAGAGATCAAATGGCGAATCAATAACAATAGCCTGAATGACGGACTTTGGTATTTTAAGTTTATTTTTCACGCACATACTCAGGAGCATATTATTGGATTACTAAACTTTATGAAACAAAAAAACACATAATTCGATTGTTTTACCTTTAATTTAATTTCTAAATAATTACTTTTATAAAAATTTAATCATCATGTTACTTGCCATTCTTTTACCTTTTCTTTCATTCATCCTTCGTGGGAAAATAATCACCGGAATTATATGTTTTATTTTACAGATCAC
It contains:
- a CDS encoding SRPBCC family protein yields the protein MKTILKVIGIIVLLIVGYAIVAILAFGNNYHYEKSMVINAPKEKVWQQINSMKAFNQWNPWMKLDKNMKVTYTGNSGEVGDKYYWDSKNDDAGAGCQEIKELVLNKKQKSEMTFIKPFEGQATSEILLSSEGNSTKVTWTMDTEQETWMKIMRPMMDYQMGKSYEEGLQSLKQICEK
- a CDS encoding M3 family metallopeptidase → MNILTENFSTPYHSAPFDQIKNEDYLPAFKELIQKSEEEIDLIVNNSDDATFENTIEALAFSGEQLDRASNIFFNLNSAETSDELQQIAQEVSPILTEYSSKISQNEALFNRIKKVYDEREKYNLNEEQEMLLNETYKGFVRSGALLNEEDKEKLKNISMDLSIKSLKFGQNVLASTNNYFKHISNKEDLAGIPEAIIDQYAEEAKERNLEGWVVTLQYPSYIPFMTYAENRELRKELALANGKKSFNGGEYDNQNLIKEILNLKLQKAELLGYENYADYVLEERMAKSPTKVLDFLNELLTKAKPYAEKEIEELKSLAKADGIDEMQGYDHAFYAEKLRKAKYDLNDEELKPYFPLEQVQEAVFGLSKQLFGLTFVEKHDVPKYHEDVKVYEVNENGDFKSLLYVDYFPRKGKRAGAWMTSYKNQYKKDGENSRPHISIVCNFSKPTKDTPSLLTFQEVTTLFHEFGHALHGMLANTQYPNLSGTSVKWDFVELPSQFLENFCYEPEFLKTFAKHYKTGEVLPDEKIEKIALSKNFMEGYQTMRQLGFGILDMNYHTKVGELENKSVKEFEDYYTKATQLYPSNAETAMSPSFSHIFQGGYSAGYYSYKWAEVLDADAFQYFKENGIFNPEIAAKYKILLSSGGTKDPMELYKNFRGSEPKVESLLKRAFG
- a CDS encoding lactonase family protein; the encoded protein is MKIKILFAHTFFFCIKLYSQNTYVFFGSFNRDKNTEGIFVYQLDTIKGKLSKVTTVKNILNPSYLTLSPNGKYVFACTESKTKNAGSVSSFEFNPENKSLTFINSQKSGGENPVYLTAHQNGKWLINGNYTEGSASVYPISEDGKIQPMVQNFQFTEGSIDPGRQERSHIHSTVFSPDFQYIFMPDLGADKIRCYKFNDHKNEPLESCKIPFTKTTMGSGPRHFTFHPNGNFAYCIEELSGTVSAFRYSDGALESIQRINTHSEKYKENFESSDIHISPNGHFLYASNRGIEDNIAIFLIQNNGTLKTIGYQPTFGKHTRVFAIDESGKFLITTNSRTGNVTVFKRDLRTGLLQKVGKKVKIKSVSCVQIRKY
- a CDS encoding DUF5063 domain-containing protein, producing the protein MKDLIPTINEIIKFGLYPSLSETNKETLLEKNLIKIYSLYFDITYTFDKAKYPDFNKKQFRNVQKNVESNFKDFGFYKIILDIQNIDGLQESALGDAIDDLSDIILDLLEIKWRINNNSLNDGLWYFKFIFHAHTQEHIIGLLNFMKQKNT